One window of Populus nigra chromosome 5, ddPopNigr1.1, whole genome shotgun sequence genomic DNA carries:
- the LOC133694457 gene encoding auxilin-like protein 1 isoform X1: protein MLSNGRGHGGKHVYDGVFGGGGAVKPGSRVEDYREIFGGFGATGSSIPILDVPELNENGNVSSVGAQRIDYAKIFGGFGDADFGLPLEEFLAKPKKVKSSINGSRSPAEAGSRSAGSKHSNVSKDQKGSSPEPSFQRFGGVKQFNVSYNKSNPGNKNGTNGMTHVAQLHAVPGYTFLVDEVTPSKMAEGGKPARSALDDACLNVNGSKSVKEDAARRKAVSGPQPSIDTHSFRSLAEFQKKSSRPRSMSNDMPFDAFEIGLGRHPPSSSPSNSSYNNGGENTSMNSKFGVSRNDASRDALGDYSPAFSDEEIDANSDAAASVAALRKAIEEAQMKIKIAKELMERKKEGLQNRAKTSFNNGWKAQKSRVKTAERSKRSNELGDQEMHEKEDTPKQVFAGLPEHNVTKASQLPQSFKNEKKSSFANNIVRKTHSMESKSTRTDSRLEEAEDWESTEEFFEAADYEEHREMPSEYEEAGNAEKMVSYDHENKWREKMTAEEKIKTPERGEETFKEHKVERELSSEEFFEAADYEEHREMPSEYEEAGNAEKMVSYDHENKWREKMTAEEKIKTPERSEEAFKEHKVERELSSEEFFEAADYEEHREMPSEYEEAGNAEKMVSYDHENKWREKMTAEEKIKTPECSQEAFKEYKVERELNSVVGAFQWNLYANFVKPAGELHNQEENEEKMKFSNNHEEAEQTSIVSDDWEDCETKLEKLHHPYKKAEFPIQELEENEEMKELKDAQDSVETEKKQREALDHKEMENRSDEVPITDDEYDGSLDDIYEKEANVEGQQEDWDRVECGMKQGGWNLKENEEKQNDLHRGEISGEDGGIEWSAKLGELKEDEEILKRSDQMNEIEKRGEKMCEGIETERIRSESHQWGEDRKAMEVTEQSLRYEGGNLETAKDANKQEKNENLGESDNAWGRTTNFAVGDLKTRVLTAEENGRLMEVTEFSPLLQGTEQESKAVKDANSPEEQDCEIACLAQGFIGLDRIKKQTADVTEDLLIGENGVYFGENDVNFENKQNHHVTEYKSMPNQEKCVEDVTIELDDNGDVDICEPEVHASNEESEKSSISSHNERWSSDETESLCDPECCIEEAACEFGENNNDINESEVIANHENSFESSQDDRWVDNGINTKASQQPCIFKGQGEITEKSVEEELSQSTSKKEENCCKNLAMEEKECEDDLKKEVEVEKKHSKKKEKVKEGEVEREKERIAVERAIREARERAFAEARERAAIERAAAEAHQRSKAEVRERLEKAPSEANNKSAAEKASSEAKLKAERAAVERATAEARQRALEKALSEKAAFEARNQAEKSTAERLSSISKANGMNSRDKQYNDPGPSSSSRYPGSSNHGESANGGNGESAQRSKATLERHQRTAERAAKALAEKNKRDLLAQKEQAERNRLAETLDADVKRWSSGKERNLRALLSTLQYILGPDSGWQSIPLTELVSSTAVKKAYRKATLFVHPDKLQQRGASIQQKYICEKVFDLLKDAWNKLSAEER from the exons GTCTCCAGCTGAAGCAGGGTCGCGGAGTGCGGGGTCAAAACATTCTAATgtttcaaaagatcaaaaaggTTCATCACCTGAACCATCTTTCCAGAGGTTTGGTGGCGTGAAACAGTTTAATGTGTCTTATAATAAAAGCAACCCAGGAAACAAAAATGGGACAAATGGAATGACACATGTTGCTCAACTCCATGCAGTTCCTGGTTATACTTTTTTAGTTGATGAAGTCACTCCCTCAAAGATGGCTGAAGGTGGCAAGCCAGCACGATCAGCATTAGATGATGCTTGTCTCAATGTTAATGGCAGCAAGAGTGTGAAGGAAGATGCAGCTCGCAGGAAAGCTGTTTCAGGTCCACAACCCAGCATCGACACACACAGTTTTAGAAGTCTTGCTGAATTTCAGAAGAAATCAAGTCGACCTAGATCCATGTCGAATGATATGCCATTTGATGCATTTGAAATTGGCCTAGGTAGACATCCACCTTCAAGCTCACCGTCTAACTCCAGTTATAATAATGGTGGTGAAAATACATCAATGAATTCAAAGTTTGGCGTTTCTAGAAATGATGCTTCCAGAGATGCATTGGGTGATTATTCACCAGCTTTCTCTGATGAGGAAATAGATGCAAATTCAGATGCTGCTGCCTCAGTAGCTGCACTTAGAAAGGCAATAGAGGAGGctcaaatgaaaattaaaattgcaaaagAATTGatggagagaaagaaagaagggctTCAAAATCGTGCAAAGACAAGCTTTAATAACGGCTGGAAAGCTCAGAAAAGTAGGGTTAAAACTGCAGAAAGATCAAAAAGATCCAATGAGCTGGGGGATCAGGAAATGCATGAAAAAGAGGATACTCCAAAGCAAGTATTTGCTGGCTTACCAGAGCATAATGTGACAAAAGCAAGCCAACTACCCCAGAGTTttaaaaatgagaagaaatcTTCTTTTGCTAATAATATTGTTAGAAAAACACACAGCATGGAATCCAAATCAACTCGAACGGATAGTAGACTGGAAGAAGCAGAAGACTGGGAGTCAACAGAAGAGTTTTTTGAAGCTGCGGACTATGAGGAGCACAGGGAGATGCCATCAGAATATGAGGAGGCAGGCAATGCAGAGAAAATGGTGTCATAtgatcatgaaaataaatggagAGAGAAGATGACtgcagaagaaaaaataaaaacgccAGAGCGTGGCGAGGAAACTTTTAAGGAGCACAAGGTCGAGAGAGAACTAAGCTCAGAAGAATTTTTTGAAGCTGCGGACTATGAGGAGCACAGGGAGATGCCATCAGAATATGAGGAGGCAGGCAATGCAGAGAAAATGGTGTCATAtgatcatgaaaataaatggagAGAGAAGATGACagcagaagaaaaaataaaaacgccAGAGCGCAGCGAGGAAGCTTTTAAGGAGCACAAGGTCGAGAGAGAACTAAGTTCAGAAGAGTTTTTTGAAGCTGCAGACTACGAGGAGCACAGGGAGATGCCATCAGAATATGAGGAGGCAGGCAATGCAGAGAAAATGGTGTCATAtgatcatgaaaataaatggagAGAGAAGATGACagcagaagaaaaaataaagacgCCAGAGTGCAGCCAGGAAGCTTTTAAGGAGTACAAGGTCGAGAGAGAACTAAATTCAGTGGTAGGAGCATTTCAGTGGAATTTATATGCAAACTTCGTTAAGCCAGCTGGAGAGCTTCATAACCAGGAAGAAAACgaggagaaaatgaaattttctaaCAATCATGAAGAAGCTGAGCAAACATCTATAGTGTCTGATGATTGGGAAGACTGTGAAACTAAGCTGGAAAAACTTCACCACCCTTACAAAAAAGCAGAATTTCCAATCCAGGAGTTGGAGGAGAACGAAGAAATGAAGGAACTAAAAGATGCTCAGGACTCGGTGGAAACTGAGAAGAAACAAAGGGAGGCACTAGATCATAAGGAAATGGAGAATAGATCAGATGAAGTTCCTATTACGGATGATGAGTATGATGGAAGCCTCGATGATATATATGAGAAAGAAGCAAATGTGGAGGGACAGCAAGAAGACTGGGACAGGGTAGAATGTGGAATGAAACAAGGTGGTTGGAAcctaaaagaaaatgaggagaaacaaaatgatttgcaCAGGGGAGAAATATCAGGTGAAGATGGTGGGATAGAATGGAGTGCGAAGCTGGGAGAACTCAAGGAGGATGAAGAGATACTCAAAAGAAGTGACCAGatgaatgaaattgagaagagaggagaaaagatGTGTGAAGGGATAGAAACTGAGAGGATAAGATCAGAGAGTCATCAGTGGGGAGAAGATAGAAAGGCCATGGAAGTGACTGAACAGTCCTTAAGATACGAGGGGGGCAATCTTGAAACTGCGAAGGATGCAAACAAGCaggaaaaaaatgagaaccTAGGTGAGAGTGACAATGCCTGGGGACGCACTACTAACTTTGCTGTTGGGGATTTAAAGACACGGGTTCTTACTGCCGAGGAGAATGGAAGGCTAATGGAGGTAACTGAATTTTCTCCTCTGTTACAAGGGACTGAACAGGAGTCAAAGGCAGTCAAAGACGCAAACAGTCCGGAGGAACAGGATTGTGAAATTGCTTGCTTGGCTCAAGGTTTCATTGGACTTGATAGGATCAAGAAGCAAACTGCAGATGTAACTGAGGATCTTCTTATTGGCGAAAATGGGGTATATTTTGGTGAAAATGACGTTAACtttgaaaacaagcaaaatCATCATGTAACAGAATACAAGAGCATGCCTAATCAGGAAAAATGCGTTGAAGATGTAACTATTGAATTGGATGATAATGGTGATGTTGATATTTGTGAACCTGAAGTTCACGCTAGTAATGAAGAAAGTGAGAAGAGTTCGATATCCTCTCATAATGAAAGATGGTCCAGTGATGAGACAGAATCACTTTGTGATCCAGAGTGCTGTATTGAAGAAGCTGCTTGTGAATTCGGAGAAAATAACAACGATATCAATGAGTCTGAAGTTATAGCAAATCACGAGAATTCTTTTGAATCTTCTCAAGATGATAGATGGGTAGATAATGGTATCAATACCAAAGCAAGTCAGCAACCTTGTATATTTAAAGGGCAGGGGGAGATCACAGAGAAATCCGTGGAAGAGGAATTAAGCCAAAGCACCAGCAAGAAAGAGGAGAATTGTTGCAAAAACCTGGCAATGGAAGAGAAGGAATGTGAAGATGATTTGAAAAAGGAAGTGGAGGTGGAAAAGAAACACtcgaagaaaaaggaaaaagtgaAAGAGGGGGAagtagaaagagaaaaggagagaataGCTGTTGAAAGGGCAATACGAGAAGCGCGTGAAAGGGCTTTTGCAGAAGCCCGAGAAAGGGCTGCTATCGAGAGAGCAGCTGCAGAAGCTCATCAAAGGTCAAAGGCTGAAGTCCGAGAAAGGCTAGAGAAGGCTCCTTCAGAAGCTAATAACAAGTCAGCTGCTGAGAAGGCTTCTTCTGAAGCCAAACTAAAAGCTGAACGTGCTGCAGTAGAGAGAGCAACTGCAGAGGCCAGGCAGCGTGCCCTAGAAAAAGCGTTGTCTGAGAAGGCTGCTTTTGAGGCAAGAAATCAGGCTGAAAAGTCTACAGCTGAGAGACTTTCAAGCATTTCAAAAGCTAACGGGATGAATTCCAGA GATAAACAATACAACGACCCAGGTCCTTCTAGCAGTTCAAGATATCCAGGATCTTCAAATCATGGTG AAAGTGCAAATGGAGGTAATGGTGAATCAGCTCAAAGGAGTAAAGCCACGTTGGAAAGGCATCAAAGAACAGCAGAGCGTGCG GCAAAAGCTCTCGCAGAGAAGAACAAGCGGGATCTTCTTGCTCAAAAAGAGCAGGCGGAGAGAAAT AGACTGGCAGAGACTTTGGATGCTGATGTCAAGAGATGGTCTAGTGGGAAGGAGAGAAACTTGCGCGCTCTTCTTTCAACACTGCAATAT ATCCTTGGCCCTGATAGTGGCTGGCAGTCGATTCCTTTAACTGAGCTTGTTTCAAGCACTGCTGTGAAGAAAGCTTATCGAAAGGCCACTCTATTTGTTCATCCTGACAAGTTGCAGCAACGAGGTGCAAGCATACAACAGAAATACATCTGCGAGAAGGTTTTTGATCTTCTGAAG GATGCCTGGAACAAACTCAGTGCAGAAGAACGGTAG
- the LOC133694458 gene encoding ornithine transcarbamylase, chloroplastic — translation MAAISCHCAVPSKKVSLSSSSSALSTTPLSRCSRFSVVSVPSRASRGRISCQISSSSATSPPPPSSVNGPAKAGMEDFLHISDFDKATIMKILDRAAEVKAVIKSGDRAFLPFKGKTMAMIFAKPSMRTRVSFETGFFLLGGHAIYLGPDDIQMGKREETRDVARVLSRYNDIIMARVFAHQDILDLAKHATVPVINGLTDYNHPCQIMADALTIIEHVGRLEGTKVVYVGDGNNIVHSWLLLAAVIPFHFVCACPKGFEPDAKTVQKAQQAGISKIEITNDPQEAVRGADVVYSDVWASMGQKEEAAHRRQVFQGFQVDENLMKLAGPKAYFMHCLPAERGVEVTDGVIEAPNSIVFPQAENRMHAQNAIMLHALGL, via the exons atggCGGCGATTTCTTGTCACTGCGCAGTTCCATCGAAAaaagtctctctctcctcttcatCTTCTGCTTTGTCCACCACTCCTCTCTCTCGATGCTCCCGCTTCTCAGTCGTGTCGGTGCCGTCTCGAGCTAGTCGTGGAAGAATCTCGTGCCAGATTTCCTCATCCTCTGCtacttctcctcctcctccatcttCCGTCAACGGTCCAG CAAAAGCAGGGATGGAGGATTTTCTGCACATCAGTGATTTTGACAAAGCGACTATTATGAAGATCTTAGACCGGGCTGCAGAAGTCAAGGCAGTGATAAAATCTGGAGACAGGGCATTCCTTCCATTTAAAGGGAAGACAATGGCCATGATCTTTGCTAAACCGTCCATGAGGACACGAGTTTCATTTGAGACTGGATTTTTCCTACTTGGAGGCCATGCTATATATTTAGGGCCTGATGATATCCAGATGGGTAAACGAGAGGAAACTCGTGATGTTGCTCGTGTTTTGTCACGCTACAACGATATAATTATGGCACGTGTTTTTGCTCATCAG GACATTCTTGATCTGGCAAAACATGCAACAGTGCCTGTTATTAATGGCCTGACTGACTATAACCATCCTTGCCAAATAATGGCTGATGCCCTCACCATAATTGAACATGTTGGCCGGTTGGAAGGAACTAAG GTTGTATATGTTGGGGATGGGAATAACATTGTACACTCTTGGCTGCTGTTGGCAGCTGTGATTCCTTTCCACTTTGTCTGTGCTTGCCCTAAAGGTTTTGAACCAGATGCAAAAACCGTACAGAAGGCACAGCAGGCTGGAATCAGCAAGATCGAGATTACTAATGACCCACAGGAAGCTGTTAGAGGAGCTGATGTGGTGTACTCTGATGTGTGGGCCAGCATGGGGCAAAAGGAAGAGGCTGCACACCGTCGCCAAGTATTTCAAGGATTTCAG GTGGATGAAAATCTGATGAAGTTGGCTGGCCCAAAAGCTTATTTCATGCATTGTTTACCAGCTGAAAGGGGTGTGGAGGTTACTGATGGTGTCATTGAAGCTCCAAACTCCATAGTCTTTCCACAAGCTGAGAATCGCATGCATGCACAGAATGCTATAATGTTACACGCGCTTGGTTTGTAA
- the LOC133694457 gene encoding auxilin-like protein 1 isoform X2, translating to MVMFLLLVPKGLITPRFLVVLEMLILACLLKNSLLNQRKSRVLSMEVGLQLKQGRGVRGQNILMFQKIKKVHHLNHLSRVPGYTFLVDEVTPSKMAEGGKPARSALDDACLNVNGSKSVKEDAARRKAVSGPQPSIDTHSFRSLAEFQKKSSRPRSMSNDMPFDAFEIGLGRHPPSSSPSNSSYNNGGENTSMNSKFGVSRNDASRDALGDYSPAFSDEEIDANSDAAASVAALRKAIEEAQMKIKIAKELMERKKEGLQNRAKTSFNNGWKAQKSRVKTAERSKRSNELGDQEMHEKEDTPKQVFAGLPEHNVTKASQLPQSFKNEKKSSFANNIVRKTHSMESKSTRTDSRLEEAEDWESTEEFFEAADYEEHREMPSEYEEAGNAEKMVSYDHENKWREKMTAEEKIKTPERGEETFKEHKVERELSSEEFFEAADYEEHREMPSEYEEAGNAEKMVSYDHENKWREKMTAEEKIKTPERSEEAFKEHKVERELSSEEFFEAADYEEHREMPSEYEEAGNAEKMVSYDHENKWREKMTAEEKIKTPECSQEAFKEYKVERELNSVVGAFQWNLYANFVKPAGELHNQEENEEKMKFSNNHEEAEQTSIVSDDWEDCETKLEKLHHPYKKAEFPIQELEENEEMKELKDAQDSVETEKKQREALDHKEMENRSDEVPITDDEYDGSLDDIYEKEANVEGQQEDWDRVECGMKQGGWNLKENEEKQNDLHRGEISGEDGGIEWSAKLGELKEDEEILKRSDQMNEIEKRGEKMCEGIETERIRSESHQWGEDRKAMEVTEQSLRYEGGNLETAKDANKQEKNENLGESDNAWGRTTNFAVGDLKTRVLTAEENGRLMEVTEFSPLLQGTEQESKAVKDANSPEEQDCEIACLAQGFIGLDRIKKQTADVTEDLLIGENGVYFGENDVNFENKQNHHVTEYKSMPNQEKCVEDVTIELDDNGDVDICEPEVHASNEESEKSSISSHNERWSSDETESLCDPECCIEEAACEFGENNNDINESEVIANHENSFESSQDDRWVDNGINTKASQQPCIFKGQGEITEKSVEEELSQSTSKKEENCCKNLAMEEKECEDDLKKEVEVEKKHSKKKEKVKEGEVEREKERIAVERAIREARERAFAEARERAAIERAAAEAHQRSKAEVRERLEKAPSEANNKSAAEKASSEAKLKAERAAVERATAEARQRALEKALSEKAAFEARNQAEKSTAERLSSISKANGMNSRQDKQYNDPGPSSSSRYPGSSNHGESANGGNGESAQRSKATLERHQRTAERAAKALAEKNKRDLLAQKEQAERNRLAETLDADVKRWSSGKERNLRALLSTLQYILGPDSGWQSIPLTELVSSTAVKKAYRKATLFVHPDKLQQRGASIQQKYICEKVFDLLKDAWNKLSAEER from the exons GTCTCCAGCTGAAGCAGGGTCGCGGAGTGCGGGGTCAAAACATTCTAATgtttcaaaagatcaaaaaggTTCATCACCTGAACCATCTTTCCAGAG TTCCTGGTTATACTTTTTTAGTTGATGAAGTCACTCCCTCAAAGATGGCTGAAGGTGGCAAGCCAGCACGATCAGCATTAGATGATGCTTGTCTCAATGTTAATGGCAGCAAGAGTGTGAAGGAAGATGCAGCTCGCAGGAAAGCTGTTTCAGGTCCACAACCCAGCATCGACACACACAGTTTTAGAAGTCTTGCTGAATTTCAGAAGAAATCAAGTCGACCTAGATCCATGTCGAATGATATGCCATTTGATGCATTTGAAATTGGCCTAGGTAGACATCCACCTTCAAGCTCACCGTCTAACTCCAGTTATAATAATGGTGGTGAAAATACATCAATGAATTCAAAGTTTGGCGTTTCTAGAAATGATGCTTCCAGAGATGCATTGGGTGATTATTCACCAGCTTTCTCTGATGAGGAAATAGATGCAAATTCAGATGCTGCTGCCTCAGTAGCTGCACTTAGAAAGGCAATAGAGGAGGctcaaatgaaaattaaaattgcaaaagAATTGatggagagaaagaaagaagggctTCAAAATCGTGCAAAGACAAGCTTTAATAACGGCTGGAAAGCTCAGAAAAGTAGGGTTAAAACTGCAGAAAGATCAAAAAGATCCAATGAGCTGGGGGATCAGGAAATGCATGAAAAAGAGGATACTCCAAAGCAAGTATTTGCTGGCTTACCAGAGCATAATGTGACAAAAGCAAGCCAACTACCCCAGAGTTttaaaaatgagaagaaatcTTCTTTTGCTAATAATATTGTTAGAAAAACACACAGCATGGAATCCAAATCAACTCGAACGGATAGTAGACTGGAAGAAGCAGAAGACTGGGAGTCAACAGAAGAGTTTTTTGAAGCTGCGGACTATGAGGAGCACAGGGAGATGCCATCAGAATATGAGGAGGCAGGCAATGCAGAGAAAATGGTGTCATAtgatcatgaaaataaatggagAGAGAAGATGACtgcagaagaaaaaataaaaacgccAGAGCGTGGCGAGGAAACTTTTAAGGAGCACAAGGTCGAGAGAGAACTAAGCTCAGAAGAATTTTTTGAAGCTGCGGACTATGAGGAGCACAGGGAGATGCCATCAGAATATGAGGAGGCAGGCAATGCAGAGAAAATGGTGTCATAtgatcatgaaaataaatggagAGAGAAGATGACagcagaagaaaaaataaaaacgccAGAGCGCAGCGAGGAAGCTTTTAAGGAGCACAAGGTCGAGAGAGAACTAAGTTCAGAAGAGTTTTTTGAAGCTGCAGACTACGAGGAGCACAGGGAGATGCCATCAGAATATGAGGAGGCAGGCAATGCAGAGAAAATGGTGTCATAtgatcatgaaaataaatggagAGAGAAGATGACagcagaagaaaaaataaagacgCCAGAGTGCAGCCAGGAAGCTTTTAAGGAGTACAAGGTCGAGAGAGAACTAAATTCAGTGGTAGGAGCATTTCAGTGGAATTTATATGCAAACTTCGTTAAGCCAGCTGGAGAGCTTCATAACCAGGAAGAAAACgaggagaaaatgaaattttctaaCAATCATGAAGAAGCTGAGCAAACATCTATAGTGTCTGATGATTGGGAAGACTGTGAAACTAAGCTGGAAAAACTTCACCACCCTTACAAAAAAGCAGAATTTCCAATCCAGGAGTTGGAGGAGAACGAAGAAATGAAGGAACTAAAAGATGCTCAGGACTCGGTGGAAACTGAGAAGAAACAAAGGGAGGCACTAGATCATAAGGAAATGGAGAATAGATCAGATGAAGTTCCTATTACGGATGATGAGTATGATGGAAGCCTCGATGATATATATGAGAAAGAAGCAAATGTGGAGGGACAGCAAGAAGACTGGGACAGGGTAGAATGTGGAATGAAACAAGGTGGTTGGAAcctaaaagaaaatgaggagaaacaaaatgatttgcaCAGGGGAGAAATATCAGGTGAAGATGGTGGGATAGAATGGAGTGCGAAGCTGGGAGAACTCAAGGAGGATGAAGAGATACTCAAAAGAAGTGACCAGatgaatgaaattgagaagagaggagaaaagatGTGTGAAGGGATAGAAACTGAGAGGATAAGATCAGAGAGTCATCAGTGGGGAGAAGATAGAAAGGCCATGGAAGTGACTGAACAGTCCTTAAGATACGAGGGGGGCAATCTTGAAACTGCGAAGGATGCAAACAAGCaggaaaaaaatgagaaccTAGGTGAGAGTGACAATGCCTGGGGACGCACTACTAACTTTGCTGTTGGGGATTTAAAGACACGGGTTCTTACTGCCGAGGAGAATGGAAGGCTAATGGAGGTAACTGAATTTTCTCCTCTGTTACAAGGGACTGAACAGGAGTCAAAGGCAGTCAAAGACGCAAACAGTCCGGAGGAACAGGATTGTGAAATTGCTTGCTTGGCTCAAGGTTTCATTGGACTTGATAGGATCAAGAAGCAAACTGCAGATGTAACTGAGGATCTTCTTATTGGCGAAAATGGGGTATATTTTGGTGAAAATGACGTTAACtttgaaaacaagcaaaatCATCATGTAACAGAATACAAGAGCATGCCTAATCAGGAAAAATGCGTTGAAGATGTAACTATTGAATTGGATGATAATGGTGATGTTGATATTTGTGAACCTGAAGTTCACGCTAGTAATGAAGAAAGTGAGAAGAGTTCGATATCCTCTCATAATGAAAGATGGTCCAGTGATGAGACAGAATCACTTTGTGATCCAGAGTGCTGTATTGAAGAAGCTGCTTGTGAATTCGGAGAAAATAACAACGATATCAATGAGTCTGAAGTTATAGCAAATCACGAGAATTCTTTTGAATCTTCTCAAGATGATAGATGGGTAGATAATGGTATCAATACCAAAGCAAGTCAGCAACCTTGTATATTTAAAGGGCAGGGGGAGATCACAGAGAAATCCGTGGAAGAGGAATTAAGCCAAAGCACCAGCAAGAAAGAGGAGAATTGTTGCAAAAACCTGGCAATGGAAGAGAAGGAATGTGAAGATGATTTGAAAAAGGAAGTGGAGGTGGAAAAGAAACACtcgaagaaaaaggaaaaagtgaAAGAGGGGGAagtagaaagagaaaaggagagaataGCTGTTGAAAGGGCAATACGAGAAGCGCGTGAAAGGGCTTTTGCAGAAGCCCGAGAAAGGGCTGCTATCGAGAGAGCAGCTGCAGAAGCTCATCAAAGGTCAAAGGCTGAAGTCCGAGAAAGGCTAGAGAAGGCTCCTTCAGAAGCTAATAACAAGTCAGCTGCTGAGAAGGCTTCTTCTGAAGCCAAACTAAAAGCTGAACGTGCTGCAGTAGAGAGAGCAACTGCAGAGGCCAGGCAGCGTGCCCTAGAAAAAGCGTTGTCTGAGAAGGCTGCTTTTGAGGCAAGAAATCAGGCTGAAAAGTCTACAGCTGAGAGACTTTCAAGCATTTCAAAAGCTAACGGGATGAATTCCAGA CAGGATAAACAATACAACGACCCAGGTCCTTCTAGCAGTTCAAGATATCCAGGATCTTCAAATCATGGTG AAAGTGCAAATGGAGGTAATGGTGAATCAGCTCAAAGGAGTAAAGCCACGTTGGAAAGGCATCAAAGAACAGCAGAGCGTGCG GCAAAAGCTCTCGCAGAGAAGAACAAGCGGGATCTTCTTGCTCAAAAAGAGCAGGCGGAGAGAAAT AGACTGGCAGAGACTTTGGATGCTGATGTCAAGAGATGGTCTAGTGGGAAGGAGAGAAACTTGCGCGCTCTTCTTTCAACACTGCAATAT ATCCTTGGCCCTGATAGTGGCTGGCAGTCGATTCCTTTAACTGAGCTTGTTTCAAGCACTGCTGTGAAGAAAGCTTATCGAAAGGCCACTCTATTTGTTCATCCTGACAAGTTGCAGCAACGAGGTGCAAGCATACAACAGAAATACATCTGCGAGAAGGTTTTTGATCTTCTGAAG GATGCCTGGAACAAACTCAGTGCAGAAGAACGGTAG